The Candidatus Palauibacter polyketidifaciens genome contains a region encoding:
- the purB gene encoding adenylosuccinate lyase, protein MAERHYPHPLIDRYASSEMAAIFSPRMQALVWRDLWIALAEEERALGVEIPNDAIVAMHAAREQIDLDRIAVIERDLRHDVMAHVHHFGEVAPEARKYIHLGATSAFVGDNHGLIQHQQGLDIVRDRLLGTIEDLAAFARGQAAEPTLGYTHLQPAQPTTIGKRACLWLQDLLFDLEQIEAVRAELRFRGARGTTGTEATFLELFDGDGGKVDRLNERLAARFGFAGTYDVIGQTYPRKVDHRALAALAGIGASTARFGNDIRILQAFGEIEEPFGKHQIGSSAMPYKRNPMRSERICALARHLCTLELDASWTASVQWFERTLDDSANRRISLPEGYLSADALLILARNVSAGLVVHPAVVARRLGRALPFMVTEEILIAGVRGGGDRQDLHERVRGHALAARERLDDGAEDNDFFARIAADDAFGLGMEELRALADPHRLVGRSAHQVERFLTARIDPLFEDADAPRPAEEVRV, encoded by the coding sequence ATGGCGGAACGTCACTACCCACATCCTCTCATCGACCGCTACGCCTCGAGCGAGATGGCGGCGATCTTCTCCCCTCGCATGCAGGCGCTCGTCTGGCGCGACCTTTGGATTGCGCTCGCCGAGGAGGAACGCGCGCTCGGCGTCGAGATTCCCAACGACGCGATCGTCGCGATGCACGCGGCGCGCGAGCAGATCGACCTCGACCGGATCGCCGTCATCGAGCGCGACCTCCGACACGACGTGATGGCGCACGTCCATCACTTCGGCGAGGTCGCCCCGGAGGCCCGGAAGTACATCCACCTCGGCGCGACGAGCGCCTTCGTGGGCGACAACCACGGCCTCATCCAGCACCAGCAGGGTCTCGACATCGTGCGCGACCGGCTGCTGGGGACGATCGAGGACCTCGCCGCCTTCGCCCGCGGGCAGGCCGCCGAGCCGACGCTCGGCTACACGCACCTCCAGCCGGCGCAGCCGACGACGATCGGCAAGCGCGCCTGCCTCTGGCTTCAAGACCTCCTCTTCGATCTCGAACAGATCGAAGCCGTGCGCGCCGAACTCCGCTTCCGGGGCGCACGGGGCACGACGGGGACGGAGGCGACGTTCCTTGAACTCTTCGACGGGGACGGAGGGAAGGTCGACCGGCTCAACGAGCGGCTCGCGGCGCGCTTCGGCTTCGCCGGCACGTACGATGTGATCGGCCAGACGTACCCGCGGAAGGTCGACCACCGGGCGCTGGCGGCGCTCGCCGGCATCGGCGCCTCGACGGCCCGCTTCGGAAACGACATCCGGATCCTGCAGGCCTTCGGCGAGATCGAGGAACCGTTCGGGAAGCACCAAATCGGCTCGTCGGCGATGCCGTACAAGCGCAACCCCATGCGGAGCGAGCGGATCTGCGCGCTGGCGCGGCACCTCTGCACGCTGGAACTCGACGCGTCGTGGACCGCCTCCGTCCAGTGGTTCGAGCGCACGCTCGACGACTCCGCGAACCGCCGCATCTCGCTCCCCGAGGGCTACCTGTCGGCGGACGCCCTCCTCATCCTCGCGCGCAACGTGAGCGCGGGGCTCGTCGTCCACCCGGCCGTCGTGGCGCGCCGGCTGGGCCGGGCGCTCCCCTTCATGGTCACCGAGGAGATCCTCATCGCGGGCGTGCGGGGGGGCGGCGACCGGCAGGACCTGCACGAACGGGTGCGGGGACACGCGCTTGCCGCTCGCGAACGGCTCGACGACGGCGCGGAGGACAACGACTTCTTCGCGCGCATCGCCGCCGATGACGCCTTCGGCCTCGGCATGGAGGAACTCCGGGCGCTCGCCGACCCGCACCGGCTCGTCGGCCGCTCCGCCCACCAGGTGGAGCGCTTCCTGACCGCAAGGATCGACCCGCTGTTCGAGGACGCGGACGCGCCGCGGCCCGCCGAAGAGGTCCGCGTATGA
- a CDS encoding phosphoribosylaminoimidazolesuccinocarboxamide synthase, translated as MTQTTLGANAPAALHEIDLPLPLLRKGKVRSMYDLDDRILMVASDRISAFDCVIPNPIPHKGAVLTQLSAFWFDRTTDIVNNHRVASAPAAIAEAAPELAGIADSLGHRAMLVEKAQPLPVECIVRGFISGSAWKEYSRHGTLAGEPLPEGLRESEEYPEPIFSPSTKAEQGLHDENITFAQMCDIVGTGLATELRDISLALYAAGRDTLRERGIILADTKYEFGRGADGGIILIDEVMTPDSSRFWPADSYRIGGGQPSLDKQPVRDHLQEIVGRGEWDKTPPAPALPEEVIRTTSERYLEAFRRIAGHELYEAPA; from the coding sequence ATGACACAGACCACGCTCGGCGCGAACGCGCCGGCCGCGCTCCACGAGATCGACCTGCCGCTGCCGCTTCTCCGCAAGGGGAAGGTGCGATCGATGTACGACCTCGACGACCGGATCCTGATGGTCGCCAGCGACCGCATCAGCGCCTTCGACTGCGTGATCCCGAACCCGATCCCCCACAAGGGGGCCGTCCTCACCCAGCTCTCCGCCTTCTGGTTCGACCGGACGACGGACATCGTTAACAACCACCGTGTCGCCAGCGCCCCCGCGGCCATCGCCGAGGCGGCCCCGGAACTCGCCGGCATCGCCGACAGCCTGGGCCACCGCGCCATGCTGGTGGAGAAGGCGCAGCCCCTGCCCGTCGAGTGCATCGTGCGCGGCTTCATCTCCGGCTCCGCCTGGAAGGAGTACAGCCGCCACGGGACGCTCGCCGGCGAACCGCTCCCGGAGGGCCTGCGGGAATCGGAGGAATACCCGGAGCCGATCTTCTCGCCCTCGACGAAGGCCGAGCAGGGGCTTCACGACGAGAACATCACCTTCGCGCAGATGTGCGACATCGTGGGGACGGGACTCGCGACGGAGCTGCGCGACATCAGCCTCGCGCTCTACGCCGCCGGCCGCGACACGCTCCGCGAGCGCGGCATCATCCTCGCCGACACGAAGTACGAGTTCGGGCGCGGGGCCGACGGGGGGATCATCCTCATCGACGAGGTGATGACCCCCGATTCCTCCCGCTTCTGGCCCGCCGATTCGTACCGGATCGGAGGCGGCCAGCCGTCGCTCGACAAGCAGCCGGTGCGCGACCACCTGCAGGAGATCGTCGGGCGCGGCGAGTGGGACAAGACCCCGCCGGCGCCGGCGCTCCCGGAGGAGGTCATCCGCACGACCTCGGAGCGCTACCTCGAGGCCTTCCGGCGCATCGCGGGCCACGAACTCTACGAGGCGCCCGCATGA
- the purS gene encoding phosphoribosylformylglycinamidine synthase subunit PurS, with amino-acid sequence MSRVWSVDVRVTPREGILDPAGETIRRALGNLGYEGVHSVRAGRLIRLEVEADGPEAAVASTEKMCEQLIANPIIEDYVVRVREG; translated from the coding sequence ATGAGCCGGGTCTGGTCCGTGGATGTCCGGGTCACGCCGCGCGAGGGGATCCTCGATCCGGCGGGGGAGACGATCCGCCGGGCGCTCGGGAACCTGGGGTACGAGGGCGTCCACTCCGTGCGCGCCGGGCGGCTGATCCGTCTCGAGGTCGAAGCCGACGGACCGGAGGCCGCCGTCGCCTCCACGGAGAAGATGTGCGAGCAACTGATCGCGAACCCGATCATCGAAGACTACGTCGTCCGCGTGCGGGAGGGGTGA
- a CDS encoding trypsin-like peptidase domain-containing protein yields MNEGNRVRRILASAARVFVAATVLIFAGLGVGALVTTLGNGPPQPEESGPANNPFARTSLADPTNRPEPQSLAEISGARRTPTVIAAVRVLPSVVSLRTERTVQSQDMFTRFFNRGGRSRVEAGLGSGFAIDDAGTIITNAHVVSGADRIEVVDRDGQRFEAEVVGFDELTDLAVVSVPPGRVPAAPLGSSSNLLIGEPAVALGNPSGYALRNTEATVTSGVVSGVGRDIQAAGSQEVLYADMIQTDASINPGNSGGPLANADGDVIGVNSSIFSRSGGSEGMGFAIPIDRALAVASELLQFGRVRRPWAGLQVLTDRPDPESVFGRPLVVEVLDGTPAADAGLRAGDEIVTLNGRVINHDLDWQVGLVDAGVGSTVDVTFQRGGSELQARFRLDEVPTGRAERIEVLAGLRLITVTPQIQQELNLRVDAGALIASVGEEARGTRLREGDVILSINRNEVRSAEDAGELFEYYARSRDGSVQLYIARGTEIGYLQPFRVR; encoded by the coding sequence ATGAACGAGGGAAATCGGGTCAGGAGAATACTGGCGTCGGCCGCGCGCGTCTTCGTTGCGGCCACGGTCCTGATCTTTGCCGGTCTCGGGGTGGGGGCGCTCGTCACCACGCTGGGGAACGGGCCTCCGCAGCCGGAGGAGAGCGGGCCCGCGAACAACCCGTTCGCCCGCACCTCGCTGGCCGACCCCACGAACCGGCCCGAGCCCCAGTCGCTGGCCGAGATCTCGGGGGCCCGGCGTACGCCCACCGTCATCGCCGCGGTCCGCGTGCTCCCCTCCGTCGTGAGCCTGCGGACGGAGCGGACCGTCCAGTCGCAGGACATGTTCACTCGCTTCTTCAACCGCGGCGGCCGATCCCGGGTCGAGGCCGGTCTCGGTTCCGGGTTCGCGATCGACGACGCGGGCACGATCATCACGAACGCGCACGTCGTGAGCGGGGCGGACCGCATCGAGGTGGTGGACCGCGACGGGCAGCGGTTCGAGGCCGAAGTGGTCGGCTTCGATGAACTCACCGACCTCGCCGTCGTGAGCGTCCCTCCGGGCCGGGTGCCCGCGGCTCCGCTGGGCTCGTCCTCGAACCTTCTCATCGGGGAACCCGCGGTGGCGCTCGGCAACCCGTCGGGCTACGCCCTCCGCAACACCGAGGCGACCGTGACCTCGGGCGTCGTCAGCGGCGTGGGGCGCGACATCCAGGCGGCGGGCAGCCAGGAGGTGCTCTACGCCGACATGATCCAGACCGACGCGTCGATCAACCCGGGCAACTCGGGCGGTCCGCTGGCCAACGCGGATGGCGACGTCATCGGCGTGAACAGTTCGATCTTCTCGCGCTCCGGGGGATCGGAGGGGATGGGCTTCGCGATCCCCATCGACCGGGCGCTCGCCGTCGCCTCCGAACTCCTGCAGTTCGGGCGCGTGCGCCGGCCCTGGGCGGGACTGCAGGTGCTCACGGACCGGCCCGACCCCGAGTCCGTCTTCGGCCGGCCACTCGTCGTCGAGGTCCTGGACGGGACGCCGGCGGCCGACGCGGGGCTGCGGGCGGGGGACGAGATCGTGACCCTCAACGGGCGCGTCATCAACCACGATCTCGACTGGCAGGTGGGACTCGTGGACGCCGGCGTGGGATCGACGGTGGACGTGACCTTCCAGCGGGGGGGAAGCGAACTCCAGGCGCGATTCCGGCTTGACGAGGTGCCGACGGGGCGGGCCGAGCGGATCGAGGTGCTCGCGGGGCTCCGGCTGATCACGGTCACGCCGCAGATCCAGCAGGAACTCAACCTCCGGGTCGACGCCGGCGCGCTCATCGCGTCGGTCGGCGAGGAGGCCCGCGGGACGCGGCTCCGCGAGGGCGACGTCATCCTCAGCATCAACCGCAACGAGGTGCGCTCCGCCGAGGACGCGGGCGAACTCTTCGAGTACTACGCGCGGTCCCGCGACGGTTCGGTGCAACTCTACATCGCGCGCGGGACGGAGATCGGATACCTCCAACCCTTCCGCGTGCGCTGA